Proteins co-encoded in one Phycodurus eques isolate BA_2022a chromosome 14, UOR_Pequ_1.1, whole genome shotgun sequence genomic window:
- the fam98b gene encoding protein FAM98B: MECDILDSLEQLGYEGPLTDEAALLQAAQGGLSSAEYVDLCRWLVSRLKPLCGLEESITTGPEDLLSLEVDLWGLLKELCCPYQVTAIQKGKPKDHLKFVLFLSSELQAAQIIIRRRGRVQGQNGSSVSRELREICQTLNVSPCKGQDAVEFLSLIQSKVDTLVEKCPDGTVGKPALKNALSSEQWEKLHSMNALMSSEYECRRRMLIKRLDVTIQSFGWSDRAKAKVDSMARAYQPKRHALRAEATVDAAALLAGREDVCHVVKTSSGASRANTACAVNKIQMGRVPDRGGRPSEIEAPLPEMPPWQKRQDGGGNWGGRGQRGGGGWRGGGGGGGGWGGRGGGGGWGGGGDWHGGRHNHGGHGGKRGRYQY; encoded by the exons ATGGAGTGTGACATTTTGGACTCTTTGGAGCAACTCGG TTATGAAGGTCCCCTGACGGATGAGGCGGCGTTGCTCCAAGCCGCGCAGGGTGGCTTGTCGTCGGCGGAGTATGTGGACTTGTGCCGGTGGTTGGTGTCCCGCTTAAAGCCGTTGTGTGGCCTGGAAGAGAGCATCACCACCGGTCCAG AGGACTTGCTCAGCCTGGAGGTGGACCTTTGGGGCTTGCTGAAGGAGCTTTGCTGCCCGTATCAAGTGACAGCGATACAGAAGGGAAAGCCTAAAGACCATCTCAAGTTTGTCT TGTTTTTAAGCTCCGAACTGCAGGCGGCGCAGATTATCATCCGCAGACGAGGCCGCGTTCAGGGACAAAACGGGAGCTCGGTGTCTCGGGAGCTGCGGGAAATCTGCCAGACCTTGAACGTGTCGCCGTGTAAGGGACAGGATGCTGTGGAGTTTCTCTCGCTTATCCAAAGCAAG GTGGATACACTTGTTGAAAAGTGCCCAGATGGCACTGTGGGAAAGCCTGCTTTGAAGAATGCTCTCAGCAGTGAACAATGG GAGAAGTTACACAGCATGAATGCGCTCATGTCGTCAGAGTACGAGTGTCGGCGCAGGATGCTCATCAAGCGGCTAGATGTCACCATTCAGTCGTTCGGCTGGTCCGACAGGGCCAAG GCAAAGGTGGACAGCATGGCTCGAGCGTACCAGCCCAAGAGGCACGCGCTGAGGGCTGAGGCCACGGTGGACGCGGCCGCCCTGTTAGCCGGCAGAGAGGACGTCTGCCACGTGGTAAAGACCAGCAGCGGTGCCAGCAGGGCGAACACCGCCTGCGCCGTCAACAAG ATTCAAATGGGGAGAGTTCCCGACCGAGGTGGACGCCCCTCTGAGATAGAAGCCCCACTCCCCGAGATGCCCCCTTGGCAGAAAAGGCAAGATGGAGGAGGGAACTGGGGAGGTCGTGggcaaagaggaggaggtgggtggcgaggaggtggaggtggaggcgGTGGATGGGGAGGCAGAGGAGGAGGCGGTGGATGGGGAGGTGGAGGAGATTGGCATGGTGGGAGACACAACCACGGAGGACACGGTGGAAAGCGAGGACGGTACCAgtattga